GCCGAGAGCGCCGAGCCCCCGATCCGGTTTCCGCCGTGGATGCCGCCTGCCGTCTCCCCCGCCGCCCAGAGGCCGGGAATGGGCGTCCGCCCCTCGGTGTCCACCCGCAGCCCCCCGAGCCAGGTGTGGCTCCCCGGGGCCACCTCCAATGGCGTTTTCGTGATGTCGATGCCCCGCGAGAGACAGGTCTTGTAGACGTGGGGAATCTGCTCCTGAATCACCTCCAGCGGCACCTGGGTGGCGTCCATGAAGATGCCGCCGGTGGCGCCCGCCCGCCCGGCATGAATTTCCTTCGCCATGGCGAGGATGACTTCGCTCCGGGTGCTCTTCTCGGCCGTATCCGGGAAATAGCGTTTCAGAAACGCCTCCCCTTCCCGATTGCGGAAGATGGCGCCTGCGTTGATGAAGCCGGTCGGATGCGGGGCGAAGCCGAAGAGCTCCTCCGGGGAGCAGCACATGGCCTGGAAATCGATCATCTCGATCCCGAGGAGCGGCGCGCCCGCCCGGAACCCCAGGACGTATCCGTCCCCGGTAACCTGGGGCGGATTGTCGTTCACATAGAAAAGTCCGCTCCCGCCCCCCGTGCAGAGGATCACCTCGCGCGCCGCATAGCGTAGAAACACCCCGCGGGAGTAATCCACTCCCCAGGCCCCAACAACGCTCCCTTCATGGGTGATCAGATCGAGAATCGCCGTATGGGGATGCTGCGCGATCCGGGCGTCGGCGCGCAGCTTCTTCGAAAGCGTCTTGGTCAGCATGTTCCCGGTCGTGTCGTGGTGGTGCACCGCGCGGGGATGGGAGTGGCTCGGGAACATCTTGAGGTTCAAATCGCCATTATCGTCCGTGATGAACTCCGCCCCCCAGGCACGCAGATCGTTCACCACCTCGACGATGCCGTAGACCCACGTGCGCGCGAGTTCGGGGTCGATCAGCTCTCCGCCGTACTTCAGGATGTCTCGAAGGTGGTTTTCGGGGGAATCTCCCTTCCCCATCGCCGCCGCGAATCCGCCCCGGGCCACAGTCGTCGTCCCGCTCGTCGCCCTTCCCTTCGTCGCCTGGATGACGCGGACCCCGGCATGGGCGCACGCGAAGGCGGCCATCGTCCCCGCCGCGCCGCCCCCGACGATGAGGACATCGGTCTCGTGATGTTCAGCCGGTATTTCGGGCATGCATCATCTCCAGAAAAGCGCCCACACACGCATCGGCAAATGCGGGATCGTTGATGTGAAAGTCCAGCTCATCCATCTTCCCCTTTTTCAGATGGGTGCGAAGGGAGCGGGCAAACGCGGCATCGGTCTCAGGCTGATCCCAGCGGCCGATCTCCCGCCCCTGCAGATCGTACGTCGCGCGCCGGGTGTGCTCGCTGAAGCCTTTTTTCGGGATCAGGACGGCCACGGGCCCTGCCGCCCGGTTCAGGCGCTCGGCGAACATCAGCCCCAGCGCTTCATACTCTTCGGCGTTGGTGCGCATGAGCATGTTCTGGGCGTTGTACTGGAAAAACTCCCGATCGCGGAAACGCTCCGGGACATCGCCCATCCAGAAATTCGCATGATCGAGCGCCCCCGGCACCACCACCTGGGGCAGGCCCCGCTCCCCGGCGGCGGTCAGGCGCCCCTCCCCGGCGCTGTAGACGCCATCCACCAGCACATCGGTCAGCTCAGAGGTGGTGATGTCCACCACCCCCGCCAGCTCGCCCAGCCCGGCCAGGGCCTCGAGCGCGCGCCCGCCGGGGCCCGAGGCGTGAAACAAAATGGTCTCGTAGCCCGCCTCCTGCAGGCGCGATTCGACGCGGCCCACGCAGCCCATCGTCCCCCCGAAAGAAGATATCCCCACGAGCGGGGCGCGCTTCCGATCCGCGGGGCGCTCTGCCCATCCTTCCGCCATGGCCGAAACCGCGCGGGCGGCGTTTTCCATCACGGCCTCGGTGATCCGGTTCAGCGAGAGATCCCCGATGGAAGGGAACATGACGATATCGCTCGAGCCGACATACCACTGAACCGCCCCGGTGGCCGCCACGGCGCTCACCATTACTTTGGGAAAGAGCAGCGGCAGTGCCCGCATGATCCCGCAGGCCATCGAGGAGCCGTTCGCTCCGCCGATGCCGATGACGCCGAATACATCTTTTTTCTCGACAACCGCCTCCCTCAAAAGCGAGACACCCCCCGCCGTCATGACGTCGGAGGCTTGCCCCCGATCCATGTCCGCCAGCTCTTCCCAGGCGCGGCCGGCCCGCCCGCAGACCGCACGGCCGGTGACATCCGCCCCCGCCGTCCCGTGGGGCCGGCAGGAGAGGTCCACCACCCAGGGCGCGGCGCCCGCCTGCCGAATGGCATCGCACAGAAAGCGGCCCTCGGCCGCCTTGCTGTCCAGCGTCACCAGCACCGCCACCTTCACCGCCTGCACGCACACACCCTCTTTTATTTTTTGATGCGAACGGCCTTGAACCCCTGCGTCGCCTCGGGAACAGATTTTTCGATGGGAAAGCGCTCCGCCGAGGAGCCGCCCACGTAGCCGTCGAAGCGGCCCTCGATTGAGAGAAGCTTTTCGAAATCGGCCGGGGTCTCAATCGCCCCGCCGTGACAGGTGTAAATCAGGTCCGTGTACTTCCCGGAGAGCGCGTCGAGAACACCGGCGGCGCGGGCGGCGGCATCTTTGAATCCCATCACGGTTTTCGACCCGATGGAACCGCCCGAACTGTTCCCGAAGTGAACGATGATGTTGTCCACCCCCGCCTCGGCCATCGCCAGGGCTTCTTCGGGGGTGGTGCAGAACGCCTTGGTGAACATCCCCTGGCGGCTGGCGTAGCCGAGCACCTCGACCTCGTTGGCGTAGCCCATGCCGGTCTCTTCCAGGTCCTTCCGGAAATTTCCGTCCACCAGGGCGAGGGTCGGGCAGTTCATCACACCGTCGAAACCGGCATCCTGCAGCCGGTCCACGAAGCGGAACATGTCGCGCGTGGGATCGGCGCCGAGGATGCCGGCCACCACGGGCACATCCTTCACCACGTTCAGGATGGAGCGCTCTCCCAGCTCGAGCGTGATGGCGTTGGCGTCCCCGATGGGGAGATACCCCGCCATCGAGCTCAGCCCCTGCATCCGGTAGTAGGCCAGATTGAACGTCGTCACAAGATCGGCGCCGCCGCGCGCGGCGAACTTGGCGGTGATCCCGCTCCCGCAGAGCGCGTCGTAGATCGCGCGGCCTTCCTCGCGCTCTTTCCGGAGCCGGGACACGACATGATCCTTGTTGAATCTGCCGGCCATCGCACATTCCTCCTGTCGTTGTTCGTCCTCGTGCGCCGCACGCCGGGGAGAAGGCGCAGCCGCGCACCTGCAGAGAGGGCCGATCCCAAGTTACCTGAGAGGACGCCAGAAGGAAACGGGGGAGCGGGTCAGTTCCCGGCAGAAACGGCGCTCCCGGAAAGCCGCAGATCGACATGGATTTCGGGGGCGTGCGTGAGGGTGTAGTGAACGCGGCAGCCCTGGGCCACCCGGAGAAGGGTTTCGCGACGATCTTCGGGGATATTGCCCCTCAACTCGAGGCGGAGCCGGATTTCGGAGATGCGCTCGGGTTTGGTGCCGCGGACGCCCTCGACCGAAATGGAAAACTTCTCGACTGGGATTTTCATGTTCTCGCAGAAGCCCAGAACCGTTCCCATCATGCAGGCGCCGATGCCGCTCAGGATCAGCTCGGTCGGGCGAAAGCCCCCGCTCTCGCGGCCATCCGCATAGATCTGGTCCACCACGAGGCGGTTTCCGCGGGCGGTGGCTTCGATCCGTTTGCCTTCCTGCCATTCGACCTGAACGGCGAGGACATCAGAACTCATGGCAACTCCCGGATGATGGAAAAACTTCAGCCACTCGCAATATACCCGATGCGCTCGAGAATGTCGCGGCGCACGTCGCTGAACTCGGGACTGATCCGGTAGCGCGGCAGGGAGAGATCCGCCTCGATCTCGTGGCTGATCCGGCCGGGGCAGTGCCCGAAATTTTCATTGAATTTCCTCTGAAATGGTCAGGAAATGGCGGGACCTATCGGCCACTCCAGCACGGTCACCCCGACGAACCAGGAGGGCTCCGGTTGATAGGACCAAAGCGCGGCGGCGGTGTTGCCGGCTGCCGCCGCCGCGGCGATCCAGTTGCGGATTTCGTTCGCACCGTTTCCACCGGCGTCGATCTTCTCCTGCGGCCACGCTGATAGCTGATCGGCGGCGGCGGCGCGAAGCAGATCGATGACCTCCATGTCCCACCTCTGATCGATGACCCCCATGCCCGGCGTCCCGATCCAGTGCGAGAGCGCACCCGTTCCCAGAACCGCCACCCGCCCGGCGCCATCATAGCGCTCTACCGCACGGCGGACGGCAACGCCAAGCTCGAACGCCCGCGCGGCCGGAGAGAGCGGCGGCGCGACCGTGTTCTGCAGAATGGGAACCAGGGGGATATCCGGATCGCCCATGAGGTGCATGGGGATGATGACGGAATGATCGAGATCGATGTCCTGGCAAAGCGCGGGATCAAAATGGCCCGCGAGGAGCGATCGGGCCAGATGAAACCCGAGCCGATCATCTCCCGGGTAGCCGCCTTCCAATTGGGGCAGATAAGGCTCGCTCGCGACCCTTTTGAAGCGCGAGCGGATGCCGATGGCAAGCGCCGGATGCCGATCCATGAACAGGGCGTGGAGATGATCGTTGCCGAACACCACCAAGGCCTCGGCGCCGCGCTCCCGAATGACCTGACCCATCCGCCGAAAGGCGGAAAAAGTATCTTCTTGTACTTCAGGGGACGGTTCACCCGCCCGCGTATAGAGGAGCGGGGTGTGGCTTGCCGCGAAGGCGGCAACAAGCTCAGCCATGGGTCCCCCCCGGCCGGATCGATTCGAGGAAGGAGAAACCCTCTAGCGCCTTCTCGAAATCCGCGTCGCTGATCTGGTTCCAGAACTGGAAGACGCGCAGTAGATACGGGTTCGCCCCCTTCATCCACAGCGTACGAATGTCGGCGCTCAACACCGCCTGGACTTCTTCCCGGGAAAGGCCGAATTCGCCCAGGAAACCCTCCGGATCTGCGTCGTAGCGTGCCCTGTTCTCAGGAAACTGCAGCACATGGATGAACTTGTTGAGATCGTACCTGGGCATCCCCACTCACCAGAACATTGCACCGAAACGGAGTCCTCTCCCGCAGAGGCGCCGCGCAATCGTGCAGAGGAAGAGACGATTATCGCAGAATCCACAATTTCCGGAAAACCAAAAGGACTTATGGCTTGGCGGCGGCGACTCCCACATTCGGGGCGGCGATCAGCCGGGCCGGTGCCTGGCGGAGGCTCAGCATGTACACGACCAGCGCCTGCAGATCTTTTTTTGGCAGATGTCCGTAGGGCGGCATCGTGGTTCCCGGAAAGAGCTTCGCCGGCAAGCGGAGATGTTCCTCATGCCATTTCGGGTCCTTGCGCCGGTCTCCCACCCAAGTGAGATCGGGGCCGACCATTCCACCCACCCCGTGAATCCGGTGGCACCCGATGCAGCCCGACTGGAGGTACAGCTGGCGGCCGCGCGCGACCAGGGGGGCATCTTTCAGATCCACGCCGCGGTGACAGCTTCCGCAGGAGGCCTGGGTGAAGGGCTTTTTCAGGAGCGGCTCCTCCCAGAACGGCACGTTTCCATGGGCGTCGGCCACAGTCGTCGCGCGCCCCTGCCCGCCGTGGCACACCGTGCATCCGAATTTTTCAAACGGGTGCGGCGGGATCTTCGGATGGCTGGTCAGCGGCTGCGGGGATTTGGAAAAACGCGGATCATCCACCGCCCGGTGGCACATCTGGCATCGATCCACTCGGGTGGGTTCTTCCACCACCGTTTGAATGTAAACAAACTCGGTCGGCGGAAGTTCTTTTTCTCCTTGTCCCGAAAGAAAAGCGCGAAGCTCGGAGGCATACTGGCGCTGGTAAGTGCGCCACTCCCGACCATAGTCCTGCCAGTAGGAGATGAAGAAAAGCAAGGCCGCGGCCAAACCGATGAGGGCAAAAGCCACGTGCCACCTCCGCAACCCGTTCTCTTCCAGCCTCTCTTTGGCGTTCATTTGTTCACCTTATAAGATTTCCAATGCGTGAGGCCGTTAGTGGCCTCCCCCCGAGCTCGCCCAGGGAAGCACAAAGGCCCAGTTGGCCCCCCGGAAAAAAGTACCGATGATGGTCAGTACCACGAGCGCCCCCAGATAAGCGGAGAAAAGCGCGACCGCCCCCAGCCGGCGCGAGCCCGTCCGGCGCACTACCGTGCTGGAAAATATCATCAACCCCACCAGAAGAACTGTGGCAGGATTGAACACATCCACCATCAACTGCGGCGACTCCGCCCAGAGGATCCGGATGCCGAACCAGGCGTTGGCCACCATGAGCACCGGGACTGAAACCGCACCGGAGAGCGCCGACTGCCAGGCCAGTCTTTTCTCGCGCCCCGATGATGTGAACCACACCCCCTCGCCCTGCGGCG
The nucleotide sequence above comes from bacterium. Encoded proteins:
- a CDS encoding FAD-binding protein — encoded protein: MPEIPAEHHETDVLIVGGGAAGTMAAFACAHAGVRVIQATKGRATSGTTTVARGGFAAAMGKGDSPENHLRDILKYGGELIDPELARTWVYGIVEVVNDLRAWGAEFITDDNGDLNLKMFPSHSHPRAVHHHDTTGNMLTKTLSKKLRADARIAQHPHTAILDLITHEGSVVGAWGVDYSRGVFLRYAAREVILCTGGGSGLFYVNDNPPQVTGDGYVLGFRAGAPLLGIEMIDFQAMCCSPEELFGFAPHPTGFINAGAIFRNREGEAFLKRYFPDTAEKSTRSEVILAMAKEIHAGRAGATGGIFMDATQVPLEVIQEQIPHVYKTCLSRGIDITKTPLEVAPGSHTWLGGLRVDTEGRTPIPGLWAAGETAGGIHGGNRIGGSALSASLVFGRRAGRAAAAAAKGAKGETPAVEIPGDERAWLSELVERKDGPLQADVRLRCRMLAHERLGPIRDEENCRTALGEYARIEAEDIPRMRLSDEARVSDKARGQELESAISVRNLALLGRLLATAALERRESRGAHFRIDFPVADESGWRVVTRLEKGPAGRIAFHADPVKAYAPAEN
- a CDS encoding Tm-1-like ATP-binding domain-containing protein; the protein is MQAVKVAVLVTLDSKAAEGRFLCDAIRQAGAAPWVVDLSCRPHGTAGADVTGRAVCGRAGRAWEELADMDRGQASDVMTAGGVSLLREAVVEKKDVFGVIGIGGANGSSMACGIMRALPLLFPKVMVSAVAATGAVQWYVGSSDIVMFPSIGDLSLNRITEAVMENAARAVSAMAEGWAERPADRKRAPLVGISSFGGTMGCVGRVESRLQEAGYETILFHASGPGGRALEALAGLGELAGVVDITTSELTDVLVDGVYSAGEGRLTAAGERGLPQVVVPGALDHANFWMGDVPERFRDREFFQYNAQNMLMRTNAEEYEALGLMFAERLNRAAGPVAVLIPKKGFSEHTRRATYDLQGREIGRWDQPETDAAFARSLRTHLKKGKMDELDFHINDPAFADACVGAFLEMMHARNTG
- a CDS encoding phosphoenolpyruvate hydrolase family protein, translated to MAGRFNKDHVVSRLRKEREEGRAIYDALCGSGITAKFAARGGADLVTTFNLAYYRMQGLSSMAGYLPIGDANAITLELGERSILNVVKDVPVVAGILGADPTRDMFRFVDRLQDAGFDGVMNCPTLALVDGNFRKDLEETGMGYANEVEVLGYASRQGMFTKAFCTTPEEALAMAEAGVDNIIVHFGNSSGGSIGSKTVMGFKDAAARAAGVLDALSGKYTDLIYTCHGGAIETPADFEKLLSIEGRFDGYVGGSSAERFPIEKSVPEATQGFKAVRIKK
- a CDS encoding OsmC family protein, whose translation is MSSDVLAVQVEWQEGKRIEATARGNRLVVDQIYADGRESGGFRPTELILSGIGACMMGTVLGFCENMKIPVEKFSISVEGVRGTKPERISEIRLRLELRGNIPEDRRETLLRVAQGCRVHYTLTHAPEIHVDLRLSGSAVSAGN
- a CDS encoding c-type cytochrome yields the protein MNAKERLEENGLRRWHVAFALIGLAAALLFFISYWQDYGREWRTYQRQYASELRAFLSGQGEKELPPTEFVYIQTVVEEPTRVDRCQMCHRAVDDPRFSKSPQPLTSHPKIPPHPFEKFGCTVCHGGQGRATTVADAHGNVPFWEEPLLKKPFTQASCGSCHRGVDLKDAPLVARGRQLYLQSGCIGCHRIHGVGGMVGPDLTWVGDRRKDPKWHEEHLRLPAKLFPGTTMPPYGHLPKKDLQALVVYMLSLRQAPARLIAAPNVGVAAAKP